The following proteins are encoded in a genomic region of Deinococcus sp. HSC-46F16:
- a CDS encoding helix-turn-helix domain-containing protein — protein sequence MSRKSYLTPSMTALLLESHAQGLKNQALADRLGVSLAQVKRYKKQLGLGSNDHRNTLGRRGEQLVAEALRRGGLPAVVMPHGHPFDLQSGSLRLEVKTSEKPQAGRYRFRLNTKRSSNHARYRYTKDFHADSDFLVLVIEEGGELQHLYCIPTALWKPNLWVQPDSPFCPYASFRNVLHLLRMALAA from the coding sequence ATGTCCAGAAAGTCCTATCTCACCCCATCGATGACAGCCCTGTTGCTGGAAAGCCACGCCCAGGGGTTGAAGAACCAGGCTCTTGCCGACCGACTTGGCGTCAGCCTCGCCCAGGTCAAGCGGTACAAGAAGCAACTCGGCCTGGGGAGCAACGACCACCGCAATACCCTCGGCAGACGGGGCGAGCAGCTTGTGGCCGAAGCCCTCCGCCGGGGAGGTCTACCTGCGGTGGTCATGCCCCACGGTCATCCCTTCGACCTCCAGTCCGGTTCGCTGCGCCTGGAGGTCAAGACCTCAGAGAAGCCCCAGGCAGGGCGCTACCGTTTCCGGCTGAACACGAAGCGCAGCTCAAACCATGCCCGGTACCGGTACACCAAGGACTTCCACGCAGACTCCGACTTCCTGGTGCTCGTCATTGAGGAAGGTGGAGAACTCCAGCATCTGTACTGCATTCCGACGGCGCTGTGGAAGCCTAATCTCTGGGTTCAGCCGGATTCCCCTTTTTGCCCTTACGCGTCTTTTCGGAATGTCCTGCATCTGCTGCGGATGGCGCTGGCAGCGTGA
- a CDS encoding tyrosine-type recombinase/integrase — protein MHLDELWQRHTRHLKLRRRSPYTLTYYDATARALRAYLETQEHCLRAEAVTVGDLRGFMEHLEAKGLAEGGIDAHYRALKGLFEWAVKDELLDRNPTTRLERIKRPQRLMVTLSGEEYRRMLAVARKSPFRDRETAIVVTLFDTGLRLAEVASLTVEDVRFTDGLIRVIGKGNKERVVPLGQMASEALDRYIRKSRKPRHAFTQHVFLGRVGTPLTRSGVSQVLADLAQQAKVPRAHAAPHAFRRAFAVNYLRNGGDVFSLQHVMGHSNLDMTRRYVNLLPEDLTRVHAQVSPADRMDAAKTGGRR, from the coding sequence ATGCACCTCGACGAACTCTGGCAGCGGCATACCCGGCACCTCAAGCTCCGCAGGCGCAGCCCCTACACCCTGACGTACTACGACGCCACCGCCAGGGCTTTGCGGGCCTACCTGGAAACCCAGGAGCACTGCCTGCGGGCCGAGGCCGTCACCGTGGGAGACCTTCGCGGCTTCATGGAACACCTTGAAGCGAAGGGTCTGGCCGAAGGGGGGATTGACGCGCACTACCGGGCGCTCAAGGGCCTCTTCGAGTGGGCCGTGAAAGACGAACTCCTGGACCGCAATCCCACCACCCGTCTGGAACGCATCAAGAGGCCCCAGAGGCTGATGGTGACGCTGAGCGGCGAGGAGTACCGCCGAATGCTGGCCGTCGCCCGAAAGAGCCCTTTCCGTGACCGGGAGACAGCCATCGTCGTCACCCTGTTCGATACCGGGCTCCGGCTGGCCGAAGTGGCAAGCCTGACCGTGGAGGACGTGCGCTTCACTGATGGCCTCATCCGGGTCATCGGCAAGGGAAACAAGGAGCGGGTGGTCCCCCTGGGGCAGATGGCCTCCGAGGCACTGGACCGCTACATCCGCAAGAGCCGCAAGCCGCGCCACGCCTTCACCCAGCACGTCTTCCTGGGCCGGGTGGGCACGCCGCTGACCCGCTCTGGGGTCTCGCAGGTGCTGGCCGACCTCGCCCAGCAGGCCAAGGTTCCCAGGGCACACGCGGCCCCCCATGCCTTCCGGCGGGCCTTCGCCGTGAACTACCTGCGGAATGGGGGGGACGTGTTCTCGCTCCAGCATGTGATGGGCCACTCCAACCTGGACATGACCCGCCGCTACGTGAACCTGCTTCCCGAAGACCTGACCAGGGTTCACGCCCAGGTGTCGCCTGCCGACCGCATGGACGCTGCCAAGACTGGGGGCCGCCGATGA
- a CDS encoding adenylate/guanylate cyclase domain-containing protein, producing MARTVREALRAVARDNLQDLSRGRTIAKSVQPGGSSGIRSYAEPTITLLREAGLLSAVRTLGGHPGFDPRPDETREAPVTTMFADLRNFTKYALFLPLDQVREIKARVIKTAVDTVHAFDGHVHNIPGDGVMAFFGAPGEDPRLGATRALRAGAYLLTLIRDDVSTFLMEQGIFDAPVKMRVGIEYGTALWGQYGVLGTSEVKATGFPVDFAAKVQQSVGADELGLGEGIVDLLSIPDDFILRRGAEYRRQYKNEVRVKKSYVFDWVSFIDSEDEATLENMGSAYPGWEPRGEYTNPRANELLPIAAHSIRLVTHVAAREGGPWKLKYNSLRKLPKGWHLRFKVEHTVPPPFEVEWEVVNNGGEAYGAGQTYWRRNHGQAVNMESTRYRGTHLMVCTIKKNGVPVARALRRVLIG from the coding sequence ATGGCAAGAACTGTTCGTGAGGCGCTGCGTGCCGTGGCGCGAGACAACCTGCAAGACCTCAGCCGCGGCCGCACCATTGCCAAGTCCGTACAGCCTGGCGGCTCGTCAGGCATCCGCTCGTACGCCGAGCCGACCATCACCCTCCTGCGGGAGGCCGGGCTGCTGTCCGCCGTGCGCACGCTTGGGGGACACCCTGGCTTCGACCCGCGCCCCGACGAGACCCGCGAGGCGCCCGTCACGACCATGTTCGCGGACCTGCGCAACTTCACGAAGTACGCGCTGTTCCTCCCCCTCGACCAGGTGCGGGAGATCAAAGCACGTGTGATCAAGACGGCCGTGGACACGGTACACGCGTTCGACGGGCACGTCCACAACATTCCAGGCGATGGGGTGATGGCCTTCTTCGGCGCGCCGGGCGAGGACCCCCGCCTGGGGGCCACGCGGGCCCTGCGTGCGGGCGCATATCTCCTCACCCTAATCCGTGATGATGTCAGCACTTTCCTGATGGAGCAGGGCATCTTCGACGCCCCGGTGAAGATGCGGGTGGGCATCGAGTACGGCACCGCCCTATGGGGGCAGTACGGGGTCCTCGGGACCTCCGAGGTGAAAGCCACGGGCTTCCCAGTAGACTTCGCCGCCAAGGTACAGCAGAGCGTCGGTGCGGATGAACTGGGCCTCGGCGAGGGCATTGTGGACCTGCTATCCATCCCAGACGACTTCATCCTCCGGCGCGGTGCGGAGTACCGGCGCCAGTATAAGAACGAGGTCCGGGTTAAGAAGTCGTACGTGTTCGACTGGGTGTCGTTCATCGACTCCGAGGATGAGGCCACCCTGGAGAACATGGGGTCCGCCTACCCGGGTTGGGAGCCCCGCGGGGAGTACACGAACCCCCGCGCGAACGAACTGCTGCCCATCGCCGCGCACAGCATCCGGCTGGTGACACACGTGGCCGCTCGGGAAGGTGGACCGTGGAAGTTGAAGTACAACAGCCTGCGCAAACTTCCGAAAGGCTGGCACCTGCGGTTTAAGGTCGAGCACACTGTGCCCCCGCCCTTCGAGGTTGAGTGGGAGGTCGTGAACAACGGCGGGGAAGCTTACGGGGCGGGGCAGACTTACTGGCGACGTAACCATGGACAGGCCGTGAACATGGAGTCCACCCGTTACCGCGGGACGCACCTGATGGTATGCACCATCAAGAAGAACGGCGTTCCCGTTGCCCGCGCTTTGCGCCGCGTGCTCATCGGCTGA
- a CDS encoding OB-fold nucleic acid binding domain-containing protein, with protein sequence MKLEDRHAITVLAQASTMDSSAAAAQQGPVQVDGRITSHREYEASNGPMLLFTLDNTLKGVMFASVWSQADRAEILRLAEEGGTVRIEGKMTTYRGEPSLQAQSIVAVP encoded by the coding sequence GTGAAACTTGAAGACCGGCACGCCATCACGGTGCTCGCTCAGGCCTCGACGATGGACAGTTCGGCTGCCGCGGCGCAGCAGGGGCCGGTGCAGGTTGACGGCCGCATCACCTCGCACCGCGAGTACGAGGCCAGCAACGGGCCGATGCTGCTGTTCACCCTTGACAACACGTTGAAGGGAGTGATGTTCGCCAGCGTCTGGTCTCAGGCCGACCGCGCGGAAATCCTGAGGCTGGCAGAGGAGGGGGGTACCGTCCGCATCGAGGGCAAGATGACGACGTACAGGGGCGAGCCCTCGCTTCAGGCGCAGTCCATCGTGGCTGTCCCATGA